In the Leucoraja erinacea ecotype New England chromosome 32, Leri_hhj_1, whole genome shotgun sequence genome, one interval contains:
- the LOC129712455 gene encoding CMP-N-acetylneuraminate-beta-galactosamide-alpha-2,3-sialyltransferase 4-like, which translates to MNWKSDCSKIAQYLFIVASLVTMVILFNTTLKSNLPYSVEEKDCKIGYSNMYSQRVISNFTRNTQLFLTLNDVWWKEKTSPVLDLPYGIKGTEQTINRILAKIHYDMPESIKRLACKRCVIIGNGFTLKNSSLGEKINNYDVVIRINDAPVRGYEKDVGNKTTLRFFYPESAGLKPKYENNPNTLLVFLPFKQVDARWLSAILYNEKRTSKGFWKPPPLVWEANPSNIRILNPYYIHQAATKLLKIPLKVPPKSLQKPVHPTSGFLAITVALNYCDEVHVAGFGYPITQRDTPIHYYDKTTMKAMTNSEHNITHEQLFLKKLVDAGAIKYLTILL; encoded by the exons ATTGCTCTAAGATTGCACAGTATCTGTTTATTGTTGCAAGTCTGGTTACAATGGTGATCCTCTTCAATACGACACTGAAGTCGAACCTTCC TTACAGTGTGGAAGAAAAGGACTGCAAAATTGGGTATTCGAACATGTACAGCCAGCGGGTTATATCTAA CTTCACAAGAAACACACAGTTATTCTTAACTTTAAATGATGTTTGGTGGAAAGAGAAAACCTCCCCTGTCCTTGACTTACCATACGGAATTAAAGGCACTG AACAAACTATTAACAGGATATTGGCCAAGATACATTACGACATGCCTGAAAGTATAAAAAG GTTGGCTTGTAAAAGATGTGTTATCATTGGTAATGGATTCACTCTGAAGAACAGCTCCCTTGGCGAGAAAATCAACAACTACGATGTTGTCATTCG GATAAATGATGCTCCCGTCCGCGGCTACGAGAAGGACGTCGGCAACAAAACTACTCTGCGTTTTTTTTACCCGGAGTCAGCGGGCTTGAAGCCCAAATATGAGAACAATCCCAACACACTGCTGGTGTTTTTACCCTTCAAGCAAGTGGACGCCCGCTGGCTCAGTGCGATCCTGTACAACGAGAAAAGA ACGAGTAAAGGGTTCTGGAAGCCTCCGCCATTGGTATGGGAAGCAAATCCATCGAACATCCGGATACTCAACCCTTATTACATACACCAAGCTGCTACCAAATTATTGAAAATCCCACTCAAGGTACCTCCCAAGTCACTGCAG AAACCAGTGCACCCCACAAGTGGCTTTCTTGCCATCACTGTGGCCTTGAACTATTGTGATGAGGTCCATGTCGCTGGCTTTGGTTATCCCATCACTCAACGGGACACTCCAATTCACTACTACGACAAAACTACAATGAAAGCCATGACC AACTCTGAACACAACATCACGCATGAGCAGCTGTTTCTGAAGAAGCTGGTGGATGCCGGGGCAATCAAATACCTCACCATCTTGCTGTAA